GAGATAAGCTGACACGGTCAGAGGATATGATGCGAGTGTTGGAAAGAAGCAACGAAGCCTTAGGAGCCAGCAACGAAGCAATAATCGAAGATAACACCGTGTTTCATGGGTCACTTTCATTGAGCCATCGTACGCTCTCAATTTTTATTAGGCGGATCATCGAAAGTGACCCATCCAACTTTGATCAATTGCAACACCtttcttttaaaagcaaagcaaGCCTCAATGCTATGACCTGCATgaccagcatggtattcacaagtcACCTCGGTGTTATCTTCTATTATTGCTTCGTTGCTGGCTCCTAAGGCTTCGTTGCTTCTTTCCAACACTCGCACCATATCCTCTGACCGTGTCAGCTTATCTCTTATCCTCTGTAGCTCTTCCTTTTCGATATCAAGCTCTGCtattttggaattgatttgaaCAGCAAAATCTTGACGCTCTTGCTTAGCCTTACTCATTTCCTCTTCCATCTCGAAGTAGTGGCTTCTCAACTCCGTTAACTCTTCTTCTCGTACCTCGATCTTCGATTTTAAAGCTATCATCCTTCCTTTTGAAGACTCAGCTCTCTTCTGGTAATCCCTCATGTCAGACTCAGCGGCCCTTCTCGCACTTCTCTCTTCCTCTAGTTGCACCATGTATTGAGCTCTgatcttcctttcttcttctatgtcGAGCTTGGTTAGAcgattcttctccttttcaactTCTACTTTCTTTAA
This region of Populus alba chromosome 3, ASM523922v2, whole genome shotgun sequence genomic DNA includes:
- the LOC118031055 gene encoding uncharacterized protein is translated as MRVFLNQRIEKQEKQLMSLKEWQKRAEVAEEITTGVQTELRNRIADYDELVKKNGIAEKELAKVKRSTKGVNVNKEMMDSLKKGKNLLLKKVEVEKEKNRLTKLDIEEERKIRAQYMVQLEEERSARRAAESDMRDYQKRAESSKGRMIALKSKIEVREEELTELRSHYFEMEEEMSKAKQERQDFAVQINSKIAELDIEKEELQRIRDKLTRSEDMVRVLERSNEALGASNEAIIEDNTEVTCEYHAGHAGHSIEACFAFKRKVLQLIKVGWVTFDDPPNKN